Within Acinetobacter sp. LoGeW2-3, the genomic segment ATCGACTTTGCTACAATACTGTTATTGGTATTTAGTCGTGAGCTGAGTTCAAGTTCAACTTTTTGGGCTGTATTGACGTGCTGGAAATAAAATTGTTGATGATTATTTAAATGACTCAGTGACAAAATGTCATGTTGCTTCAGATCATTCGGCTGTGCAATTAAAACAGACTGGTTGATGTAGCTCGGAGCTGCCACCAGAATCTGTTCAATTTGAATGAGCGGAACGACTTCAACATTGCTATCGTCAATGACTTGATCCAGGCGTAATTCAATATCAACACGACCCTCCTTCAGGTCAAGCGGTTGATCTTGAGTTTCAAACTGTACAGTCAAACCGCGGTGAGCAGACATCCAATGCGACAATGCTGGGATCACATGCATTGAACACATTTCTGCAGTTGCAGCAATACGCAGGTCGCCGACTAGATCATCACGTAGCTCATTGATACGGACTTTGCCACGTTCCGCAGCGGACAACATTTCTTGACAGCTATAGAAAAAAGCCTGGCCTGCTTCAGTCAAACTCAATTTTCGTGTAGAACGATTCAGGAGTACGACTTCCATGTCCTGCTCTAGCGATCGAATCTGCTGGCTCACGGCACTGGTAGTAATACCCAGTTCACGTGCAGCACCGCTAAACGAGTTTTTCTCTACAACACAAGCAAATACGCCCATTGCTCGAAGTTGATCTAACATAAATTCCCCTCTAAACTTATGAGGTGCTTTCATCCTTTGATAAAAGCAACTCATTGTATTATACGGTGAAATTTAGCATTTGCACCTTTTTATTCAACTATTCGGTAAAACAGATGCTGGATTCACCGGTTTTCCATCGAGGCGTACCTGAAATTCAAGCATAGTACGGGTTGTACCACTTGAACCCATTTCCGCAATCTTCTGACCTGCTGTCACATTTTGTCCACTTTTCACGTTAAGTTTACTGTTATGTGCATAGGCAGTGATGTAACCATTAATATGTTTGACCAGCACCAGATTACCGTATTCTTTTAGGCCGTCAGCCGCATAAACCACCTGACCGTCAGCAGCAGCAAACACCGGGTCACCGACATTACCCGCGTAACGAATGCCTTTAATATTCGACGCCAGATTATATTGCTGCAATACTGCACCATTCGATGGTTTTACCCAACGTAATCCTGATGACGCTACAGTCGTCGTCGGAGCAGGTGTAGTCACCACTGGCGTCGTAACTTTCGGTGTCGTTTTAACAGTTGTCTGTGCCGAAGTTACAGGCGCTGGTACTGTTACTGTTTTACGCTGAATTGGCGCTGAAGAATCTACGACTTGAGTCGTAGTACTGCGTTTGGTGTTTTTCAAACGGATCGACTGACCAACGTAGATGCGATATGGCTCAGGAATGTCGTTCATTTCCGCCACACTGATATAGCTCAGACCGTAACGCGCCGCAATGCCACTTAAAGTGTCACCTGAACGAACCGTATAGAAATCAGGTGCTGCAGCATAACGTGTGGAATTGTGAATATAGGGTTTGGTTGCACACCCCGTTACGATAACTGCTGAAACCACTGCTGTTGTGAGTGCTAAAGTTTTTATCAGGCTTGTAGGCAAAGCAATAAAGCGTTTCGGTGACACCAGGAACATTATCTTCCTCTCTAACATCTATACGGTTTAAAAAACTCGATTAGATTAGCAAAAAAACAAAGCAAATAAGGTTGCAATGTCAAACTATTCACAAAGTTATAACATTAGTTAGATTTTGTTTAAAATCTGCCCTTGTAATTCGTGAAGTACGTCATAGTTTGTGGCATCCATCTGGATTGGTGTCACACTTACATAACCATTGGCGATAGCAAAGAAGTCCGACTCAATTTCAGTTCCTTTATGCTTTGGCATCGCAACGGCTTCACCGGATAGACCAATCCAGTACACCTGACGACCACGTGGATCCACATGACTGGTAATTGGCTTGGACTGGCTACGGCGACCTTGGAAAGTCACTTTGGTTCCTTTTAGCTCAGCGATATCCGGAATATTGACATTAAAGATCTGACGCTCCGGCAAGGCTGGTAAACCTGCTGCAATAAAATCATGTACCCATTGCGCTGCAACACGATAATCTTCTGGTGAAGTATAAGCACGTACGTTTTGGCCACAGAGAGAAATCGCCAGTGCAGGCTGTTTTGCTAGACGACCTTCAAATGCTGCACCGACTGTGCCTGAATACAACACATCATCACCCAGATTGGCACCGCTGTTAATGCCACTTACTACCAGATCGAATTCGACATCAAATAAACCATTCATAGCCAGATATACACAGTCTGCCGGCGTGCCATTGACTGCCCACACATCTTCAGCGATCTGAATTGGTCGCAGTGGACGGTCAAGGGTCAATGCACTGGAAAATCCACTGCGTTCACTTTCAGGTGCGACCACGACTACACGACCGAGCGATTTCAAGCTCTGTGCCAGTGCCTGTATGCCCGGAGCGAACACGCCATCATCATTTGATATCAATATATTCACTGCAAAATCCCGTTCGTCCCAAAAAATGACTGGTTGGGACATTTGTTTGTATTAGCCACGGAATTATATATATTTATCGTTCAACATCCATCTTTAATATGCGTGGTTCATGATGATTAAAAATACGGTTGCTGTAACCGCAATGGCCTTTGCTCTGACTGCTGGCCTATGTTCTCCTGCTTTTTCAGCTGAAAATTTATCTGCTGAAGTTGATTTAACCATTAAGGAAGACCTTGCTTCAGTTCAAGTACTCACTGAAGTTTGTCCGGGGATTGTGGGTAAAAATGCTAAATTTGACCAGAACACTCAA encodes:
- a CDS encoding LysR family transcriptional regulator, which gives rise to MLDQLRAMGVFACVVEKNSFSGAARELGITTSAVSQQIRSLEQDMEVVLLNRSTRKLSLTEAGQAFFYSCQEMLSAAERGKVRINELRDDLVGDLRIAATAEMCSMHVIPALSHWMSAHRGLTVQFETQDQPLDLKEGRVDIELRLDQVIDDSNVEVVPLIQIEQILVAAPSYINQSVLIAQPNDLKQHDILSLSHLNNHQQFYFQHVNTAQKVELELSSRLNTNNSIVAKSMCLHGNTIARMSYLEVQKDLMNGSLVEVLPEWKLQPFTLYAVMPKREQQPTKILRCLDTLKQYFSQLSGGRLLQIAS
- a CDS encoding peptidoglycan DD-metalloendopeptidase family protein; translation: MFLVSPKRFIALPTSLIKTLALTTAVVSAVIVTGCATKPYIHNSTRYAAAPDFYTVRSGDTLSGIAARYGLSYISVAEMNDIPEPYRIYVGQSIRLKNTKRSTTTQVVDSSAPIQRKTVTVPAPVTSAQTTVKTTPKVTTPVVTTPAPTTTVASSGLRWVKPSNGAVLQQYNLASNIKGIRYAGNVGDPVFAAADGQVVYAADGLKEYGNLVLVKHINGYITAYAHNSKLNVKSGQNVTAGQKIAEMGSSGTTRTMLEFQVRLDGKPVNPASVLPNS
- the surE gene encoding 5'/3'-nucleotidase SurE, coding for MNILISNDDGVFAPGIQALAQSLKSLGRVVVVAPESERSGFSSALTLDRPLRPIQIAEDVWAVNGTPADCVYLAMNGLFDVEFDLVVSGINSGANLGDDVLYSGTVGAAFEGRLAKQPALAISLCGQNVRAYTSPEDYRVAAQWVHDFIAAGLPALPERQIFNVNIPDIAELKGTKVTFQGRRSQSKPITSHVDPRGRQVYWIGLSGEAVAMPKHKGTEIESDFFAIANGYVSVTPIQMDATNYDVLHELQGQILNKI
- a CDS encoding MCR_0457 family protein yields the protein MMIKNTVAVTAMAFALTAGLCSPAFSAENLSAEVDLTIKEDLASVQVLTEVCPGIVGKNAKFDQNTQQLIKQYLSDYSDKTMTYDKIQQDKEYQSVLQEARQEAKQTAKDEHQAVCNDLIAQEI